The Chitinophaga sp. H8 genome contains a region encoding:
- a CDS encoding BT_3928 family protein has protein sequence MKLILNVFRIIVGVLFIFSGLIKANDPLGLSYKMDEFFEVLHMTWLSPYSLVFSIVMNAFEIIAGVAVLLGYSMRIFSVLLLLLISFFTFLTGFALFSGKIKECGCFGDCIKLTAVETFYKDIALLIMILVIFFFRKRIQPLFKKRSTAIAVIISGILAFGMQWYVLQHLPFIDCLPYKTGNNIPEKMKLPPGAQPDVYETMLVYEKDGKQQEFTMDTYPWSDSTWVFVDRKDKLIKKGTGDGPAIKDFILTDFDGANVTASVLSETNPVYLLLVLNTEKAGSGWDQKIQALQKDFLEGKTVIYGVTASGKEAVDAFKQAHGLQFPFVQMDGTAIKTAGRSNPCLIRLENGTITGKWHYNDIP, from the coding sequence TGACCCCCTGGGCCTGAGCTATAAGATGGATGAATTTTTTGAAGTACTTCATATGACCTGGTTATCACCTTATTCACTGGTGTTTTCCATTGTAATGAATGCTTTTGAAATTATAGCAGGGGTAGCAGTGTTGCTGGGATACAGTATGCGCATCTTTTCTGTACTGCTGTTATTGCTGATTTCTTTCTTCACTTTCCTGACCGGTTTTGCCTTGTTCAGCGGAAAGATCAAAGAATGCGGCTGCTTTGGGGACTGTATTAAATTAACGGCGGTAGAAACCTTCTATAAAGATATTGCCCTGCTGATAATGATCCTGGTGATTTTCTTTTTCCGCAAGCGTATTCAGCCCCTGTTCAAAAAGCGTTCTACTGCTATAGCAGTGATTATAAGTGGTATACTGGCGTTTGGCATGCAGTGGTATGTATTACAGCATTTACCTTTTATAGATTGCCTGCCCTATAAAACCGGCAATAACATTCCTGAAAAAATGAAACTGCCGCCAGGTGCTCAGCCAGATGTATATGAAACCATGCTGGTGTATGAAAAGGATGGCAAACAACAGGAGTTTACCATGGATACATATCCCTGGTCGGATAGTACCTGGGTATTTGTAGACCGGAAAGACAAGCTGATCAAAAAAGGGACCGGTGATGGCCCTGCTATCAAAGATTTTATATTAACTGATTTTGACGGGGCAAATGTGACCGCCTCCGTATTGTCTGAAACCAACCCCGTTTACCTACTGCTGGTGCTGAATACGGAGAAAGCAGGCAGCGGATGGGATCAAAAGATCCAGGCGTTGCAAAAGGATTTCCTGGAAGGGAAAACAGTGATATATGGGGTAACCGCCTCCGGCAAGGAAGCTGTAGATGCTTTCAAACAGGCGCACGGATTGCAGTTCCCGTTTGTACAAATGGATGGTACCGCCATTAAAACTGCCGGCAGGAGCAACCCCTGTTTGATCAGGCTGGAAAATGGTACCATCACCGGGAAGTGGCATTATAATGATATCCCCTGA